aAATGGAGGACAGGACGTATTATTAATAAACAGCTTTGGAGACACTGGTCAGAGCGTGAGCCACAGCCCTGAGATCAGTCCATCTTCAGGAACGAGGCACTACTGTCAtttacaagcacacacactcactaacctctctccctctctctctcacacacacacacacacacacacacacacaagcttggTGCAAATTCAGGCAGTTACAAATTTACAATTATAATCAGACTGCATCACAGAAGGTTTAGCAGAgtagtcatgttgtttttttcaggagTAATAAAATCATAGTGGCTTTTAgaaattcaaataaatgtttgttaacGTGAAACATAGACCACATTCAAGCTTACTGATGACTGATAAGACTGATCATTCAAAACTAAtagtttcaaatttaaaaacaaaaacgtaCAAAGGTTAAAATTGCTCAATAAGTTATGGCTTGTTAAAAACTCCATTTCTACACGTGGACAGAGACAGGTAGTATGTGATTtcatggaaacaaacaaacaaaaacaggacagaagaagaaaacatttaaaagatgacTGTGGAGGTTTAAAGGGATTCTGCAGGGTAGGTCGTTATACGTGTCAGGTGTTGTTATCCAGGCAGATCTATTCTAATCCCATTAGGCAGGACAGGTCTGCACAGATAGAGGAGCTAACACAGCAGCatgtatcacacacacatacacacacacactcacgcgcACTCTGCTTcaccaaacatacaaacaggaTTTTGCACATAGTGGACTTAAAAGACGAACTGGCTTTATCGTGAAAGCAGGCCCAGTCTACACCGACGTGGACACCGACGTGGACACCGACGTGGACGCCTTCGTATGGGTCTCTGAAGTCCACCTCGAGAAGCtgagcagacacacaaacagtacTGGGGTGTTATTAGTGAGCGGCCTCTGCTGCAGCCTCGCTGTCATCCTGCTGCTCTTTCCTCTTCATCGCCTCGATCACCGCCATCTCCTTGGCCTCTTTCTTTTGGTTTCTGGCCTCAAACTGCAGCCTGGGAAGAAGGAGAAGGTGATTAGTATTCAACCCAGGATGCAAATAATCGGATTTGTAAagagtaaattaaaaaacaggGAGTCTCTGACCTGTTTGCAATGATTCTCTGGACAATGTCATCAGTGGTGAGATTATTCCCGCTGTCGATGGTTCTGAATACTCCCCTCTTCTTAGGCTCCTGAGGACAGAacacaaatgttttaattagAAGGAATTAAGGCAAAAGCTCACCTCTGAAAAACGACATCAACAAAGCAACCAAAGAAAGGAAtgtaaaaaagacagaagacagTAATAACAAACATGTGAGATATTATTCAGCATGCAGAAAATCAACAGTCATGTCAACTCTTTGGTCTCAGTCTTGGGATCAACTTCAGGAGTGTCAATGAGCGTTCACGGAGCGGTCATGGGGTTCAGGGATTCATCTCGGACACAGGTAGTGTCGACATGACCAGATCATGTCAGCAGCATGTTTTCGTCCTTTGAAATCTCATGTGATATATGAATGCAGTTCAGTCATGCCGCTGTGCTGCACATGAACAGAGAAACATCTCTACTCACAGCGTAGGGGTCTGAGCTGTCCTtgtctggaaacacttctgtcttGCCATGACACACCAGGTCCACCtgcacagttacacacacacacacacacacacacacacacacacacacacacacacacacacacacacacacacacacacacacacacacacacacacacacactctgttgaAGCACCCAGCATGTACAGGAATGTAAAATTGGAAAGCATTTTATCTGCATTATGTTCACTTCACTGTACTGTTTTTCTCACATGCAGCTCCTGAAACTGGTGTCTGCTCTTAGTCCTGCCAAAGCAAACTAATTAACCTCATCTGCTGCTGTTCATTAACAAACATTACTCTTCCAGACTTTGAAGTGGAGCTACTTTGAATGCAACATGTCGACAACAGATCAAGACAATGAGACAAACATATAGCAGCAGTGTTGTTGCTTATTTGTGTCAGGTTTGCAGCTgaggatgaaaacaaagaagaaaaggctGATATTGATTTGTTGGTAGAGTGTAAAGCAGATTTGAATGTCATGAAGCAAAGATGTTAtttccacaagggggcgccacaTGTTTTAGTAAGGGACATTTAAATAAGTAACAGTGCATTTAAACAACTTTAACAGTGAGgacaattcctgctttacatctgtggaataaaaacacaaatagaggacattttattcatgttataaCTTCAGGGTGTATTACTGTAATGTTGTACTTTGCTTACAATATGAATGTGCTGGCTTCAATTCTTTATACACTATTGTTTTATATCTTCAAGAGTTCTTTCAGAGTCTTTCCTCATTCACTCTCCTTTCCAAGGTAAAGCAAAAGCAAGAAACTACATCTACATGGCTagaactacaaataaaaaaactacagacaacagcagctttaaagaaacgCTGAGTCATGGGCAAACAAAGATCAGACGTGGGAGACGTTTTAATATCtattctttttaaattattatttgtttttattgattgtgtttttaagcttgtacagcactttgtccaactgtggttgttttaaaatgtgctatatttaaaataatcctTCCCAATGaaaaaacagacccaacagaCTAAATTCCTCTTTTTAGCTGCTTACTACATCCCTTAAATGGATGCAAACTCATCTTAcaaccttagtttttatttctgtaactacaaactcttaatttcttttaacaaactgagttttaaatacattttttttaaactaattttactttctttctttcttgatcttagatttttaagtattttatgttttcatgcttctgtttgtttaatgtcatattttaaattggatattttctgacaaggtatggcgttatggaattaacctgatattgaatctacaattaaatgttggatATACGGGCACCCTGCACAGGTGTCAataggtctgagccagcttcgggctgtgACTCGACAcggaaaagattcaatgtgtgagtcttaatccttgggaagaagttctgagatgaatcgaatgatttaagggttcattttggttaagacaagaccagctgtgattctgtgtccggagggacagtaagactctgcaagttacggacttcagagcagcaaagggggctgattatttagaataatccctcctaatttaaataaataacaacactgtatactatgtacgttaagttacataagtacagagagagagagaaaacataacTGACCGtatataaaatttaaattttttaagtttgctgtatgtttttgttgattgttactgctctgtttttttaactctgtaaaacactttgaattgctctttatGTGAATGGTGCTTAATAAATAAACttaccttgccttgcctatataaataaagtttgacttgacttgactttaaaCTGAACAGACAAATCCTGGTTACATAAGGGTAGATAAACATGCATAATACAACACTGGAAAGGAAGTGAAGTCGTGAAGGTAACTCACCTTAAAGTGATCCAGCAGGTCTTTGCCCACTGCATAGGGTGCCCCGATCACCACCTCTGACACATActgcagagagaacaaacaagaacaaagaTAAGTTAGACCCTGGTGGTTGCAGGCTTGTgtaacatgtttggtttgtgtaaCATTCTCACAAGTGGTTTCAACttaaagacaaagacacaggggggacagagacagagaatcCTTGTTCAGATAGCTGAACAGCAGGAATGGGGGGGACAGAGTTGAGTTCAGGCTTCAGCGCTGTGAGCATTCATGTGAGAAATCCATCCCACTGTGCTGAATGTTTAAAGGTCTGCGAGGACTCACCCGGCAGGCCAGGACACTCAGCGTCCTCTCGTGGATGTTCATGATTGGATAATTCTTCCCCTTGTACCGATTCACTTCCTGAAATGGagaatacattttttacttcttttacaTTCCTACCTTTTTGATGTTTAATATATTTCTGGTCTACTTTTTTCAGGCTAACAGCAAAGAGTTAAAGGAGTTCATTGTTTAAGCTTCTCTTACGTTAGCTTGTTCTCAATGCTTCTCTTGAAAACTGCTGACATTTCTCACCCTGTTGTGAATATTtagcagaggtgtgtgtgagagtgtgtgcctGTAATTTTGTGTACCTGGTCAAAGTGCAGACCTACGATGACGTAGGGTCTTTCTGCCTGCTTATAAACCATCTCTAAGAAGTCAACATGGCCGATGTCTGCAAGGAGGGAGTGGTCAAGGAAGCATGACAGCAAAATTCAGCAAGGACATGATATCTAACAAAGATTGTGACATAGTTCTGCTTATTTCTGCGTGATAAGGATACGGAAGAGATCAAATGCCCCGGCTACGTAGATTATGGTGTCTCCGGACTGAGGTTCCTTTCCTGAGGCGAACTGGATGATCTTCTGAGACGTCTGGAGGAACTGAGACACTCCTGTCCAGGGACTGTGGCCTTTAGGACCCTTGACCCCACAAGAGAAACAAAAGTGTTAGCCACACTGAGAATACGTTACAAAGGCTAGTTGTCTGACTTTGTAATAGATGTTCACTTAAGAGGAATCCTTTTAAAATGACGATTTATTAAAGTGACaagatttaaattaaaaatgcatgACTCACTTTCCCAAAGTTATCTGTGTGCTGCTGGTAGTCTGGATTATCCTGCAGAAATCATTGTAGAGAAAAAGGTgagaccaacacacacatagacattgAAGATTTAttgtgatgcattcaggggTTACAGTGGAGCTACAACACCTTTAGTAACAGCTACAGAACTTGACATGTAACATCAAGGCTTCCTCAAACACATGTTACAAGGATTGAGGATATAAATAGAGCACAACACTGCCTGATCACATGCCACACTTCCATCCTGTAGTGTCCTTTGGTAGAAGAGCAGCTCAACTCACCATGTTGCTGTGATGAGCTTTGGTCATGAGGAGCATCCGTCCCACCAGGTCAGTGGTGGAGACGCCCTGTGTGCGTCTGCATTCCCGGTAACGGCCCTCCCGCTTCACCTCCGCATACGTGTCCTTACCGTCTACTGTCAGCGTGATGTCGTCTAGTGAACAGAAACATTGACATCAGTCCATGATCACATCTTAACTCTCTCTCCGCCCTTATGACGACAGACGGGATGTCAGAgagctgccctctgctggctcACCTCCGTGCACACAGAAGTCACAGTTGTATTTGTCCAGAGTCTCCAGCGTGGTGACGTACGGCGCTCCCTCCACTATCTCATCCACCCACTTGATGGCCCGCACCATCTTGTAGCGTTCTTCCTGAGTGAAGACAGGGGGGCCCTTGTGCTTGGAAATTTCAGCTTTAAGAAAAGTCACATGggttttaatattaatatcCATCAATGATCCTAAATTACTGCTTAATGCTTTTTATGAGGCAGATGTTCCACTAACTCTCTTTCAGCTCAGCTCAGATTTGTCTTACATGTCCCAAactacaacaaatatataagaTTTAAGTTGTCCATCATCATGAATACAGTCCAGTACTGATAGACTTCTATTGATACTTGAGTTTTAAACCTCGTCAAtttttgaatgaacatgaatgtatacttttttttcttcaattttctatCTCTTTATCTATACACTCAACAATATGTGTGCTCATCCCCCTGTCCTAAagtcttgtcctgttgtaggacaAACAACAAACTACAACAAATATAACACAACAGTCAAATCTTTATAATTAATCTAAGGATGGAAAGTTGTGTTTTGCTTCTCTTTGGTTTAGTTGACATCTGTGTTGGGAGATGAGACTTCTATATTTGATACTGGGGAAATGATCATGTCTGTAACCGAGATGAACTCTGGAGTAATGTCTTCATTTGATCCGATCAGGGAAACAGTACGTTCTCTTGTTTTAACAGAGTCAGACTTGTCATTCAGCGCTGTGTGATAACAGTTCATTCAAAAATACGATTCTCAGTAGTATCCACacaggatgtgtgtttgtgtttggcaaACTTACCGTCCGTATGTACTCCCGCTATGAGGTAATCTCCCATGCCTTTGGCCTGCCGTAGCTGGTTTGAGTGACCGTAGTGAACCATGTCATAACTGTGGAGACAGAGACGGACACATATCATCAGCAAGGGATACGAACTCACTCAGACAAAACATTTACAAGGACCAAACAGATACAAACAATAGTTACAATATCCAATGTCTTTTAAACAGCTTTCATCTGTAGGATGGCATAGACCAACCACTTCTTTAcccttgtttttattattcttatcttattttattcacttCTATAAAGGCTGTGTACGTGTGGGCTTTGTAGTGGATCCAACATAAAGCTCAGTTTGTGATTAGAGGTAATAATGATAA
The Notolabrus celidotus isolate fNotCel1 chromosome 7, fNotCel1.pri, whole genome shotgun sequence DNA segment above includes these coding regions:
- the pcyt2 gene encoding ethanolamine-phosphate cytidylyltransferase — protein: MIKNGHHATEEQRDSGRSDPGGAACSPDKRKRVVRLWCDGCYDMVHYGHSNQLRQAKGMGDYLIAGVHTDAEISKHKGPPVFTQEERYKMVRAIKWVDEIVEGAPYVTTLETLDKYNCDFCVHGDDITLTVDGKDTYAEVKREGRYRECRRTQGVSTTDLVGRMLLMTKAHHSNMDNPDYQQHTDNFGKGPKGHSPWTGVSQFLQTSQKIIQFASGKEPQSGDTIIYVAGAFDLFHIGHVDFLEMVYKQAERPYVIVGLHFDQEVNRYKGKNYPIMNIHERTLSVLACRYVSEVVIGAPYAVGKDLLDHFKVDLVCHGKTEVFPDKDSSDPYAEPKKRGVFRTIDSGNNLTTDDIVQRIIANRLQFEARNQKKEAKEMAVIEAMKRKEQQDDSEAAAEAAH